TCACTTATTTAGGCTTTCACCTTACTTGTATGGTGAAAATAGTCAGTTTCACTCCCTTTGATTCTCATGCAGTGGCAGAGTGAGActgcaaacatttaaattaaaataaaatctttcattGAATGGGACATAAATTCTAGTAATGCTGCACTTTCTAAGTGTGTGttctaataaaatattcgtgTTTATCTAACGGCTTGCAATTCCCATTTAAAAGCATATGAAGCAGGAATCCATTTGGGGGTAAAATAAATCTCAGCTCTGAATCCAGAGCActtaaaaatataatgtaaaattTAGAATGAAATGAGGGCTCTTACTGATGCTGCATTTTGCAGTTCACAGCTGGGAGCTTTAGAACATTAAATCTGCGTGTATATCTTGATGGCCTGTGTTTTGTCTCCTTCCAGTATGCCACTACAGGCTGTTCCCTGACACTCCACCATACAGAAAAGCCGGAGCATGAAGATATCTGTGAATACCGTCCCTACTCCTGTCCATGTCCTGGTGCCTCCTGTAAATGGCAGGGCTCTTTGGAAGCTGTGATGTCCCACCTCATGCACGCCCACAAAAGCATTACCACCCTTCAGGGAGAAGACATAGTCTTTCTCGCTACGGACATTAACCTGCCAGGTGCCGTCGACTGGGTCATGATGCAGTcttgctttggccaccatttcaTGCTGGTGTTGGAGAAACAGGAGAAGTATGAGGGTCACCAGCAGTTTTTTGCTATTGTGTTGCTCATTGGCACTCGCAAACAAGCAGAAAACTTTGCTTATCGACTGGAGCTGAATGGTAACCGGCGCAGGCTGACCTGGGAGGCAACGCCCCGCTCCATTCACGATGGGGTGGCTGCTGCCATCATGAACAGCGACTGTCTAGTTTTCGATACAGCTATAGCACATCTTTTTGCAGACAATGGAAACCTTGGCATCAATGTGACTATTTCTACGTGTTGTCCGTGATTATATCTGTGTCATTAGTGAAACCTAGGGTTGTCTGGGCATAGTGCTTTACATTcttaagggttttttaaaatgatattcaACTATGTCTTCATATATATCTCTTAGGATTCCTAATTTAGCCAACATTTTGTAACAACTTTCTCTTTGGGTTTTAAGTCATGGCTAACCGGACAAAATGAGTGCGTGTCCTGTCAATCATCTGAACcggaaaagggttttttttagaaTTCTTGAATgctttttgaagattttttaccgctttttaaaaacaacagagCTTCCATTAGACATATGTCTTTAATAGACTTGAGGGTCTATTTTTCTCTTTGAAGTGCACCCAAAGCTCCCCTTAAGAGGAGTTATCCAAGGAGAAAACAGACACCTCTTGACTTACTCCCCCTGCTGggcttttaaaaagagaataaaCAAATAGCTTCAAGTGTGGTACCCATGAGAGGTTACTGTGACTCAGAGAGGAACAAAAGGTACTTTGGTGTAGGTTCCCTTGCTGCTCTGAttcccttttctttattttaaaaaaagaaaagaaaaagaaaaaaaaaacagttgtgtTGGATCACTTGCTGTGTCTTTAAAAATGaaccaggcctgatcctgcaaagtgttgAGCATCTTCTGCTCCCATTCACTTCGTTTAAAGTTGAGTATGCCTGGAACATTTTACAAGGGCCCTGGAACAGGTGCTAGTAAAGTAAGAGGCGCATATCTAATAGTTCTCAAACAGCTAGCAGTTGACCATATAGAGGTGCATTCAGGTTGTTTACATGTGGCTTCCCCTGGAGACATACTTGATTATTGATATTGTCAGAGACTGATTAGAATAATATAGTAAAAGCTTTATGGCCAGTGTCATGTCATTTGCTATTTAAGTTTTTGTTGCCATATTTACTTtagttttttaataaatattttgcaaaaacaaCATTGTGTGGCGTGTTTAATTGATAGAGGTGCCCACATATTAAAGTTTAATTGTGTGAAATTATGGTGGCAGCTGTTGTTTTCAAAGTTGTTTTACTCTCTGTACATGTAAATTTTCTCTTGTGCTACTGTGAATTGAGACCACATTCTCACTCTTAAGTGTCATTTACATCAACTTTTAATCTGAATCAAATCAGAGGAAAGGATACCACATTATGGCCTGATTCTGTAAGCTCTCCACATGCAGAACTTCCATAGACATCAGTGAGAGTTCCACATGTAgaaggtttgcaggattgggacgaCAGTTTTATTATCCAGTTAGGCTATatagagaaaaaaacagaaaataagcaGATTTAGGTCTTTACACATGCTGCTTCTTCCTTCAGGAAAGGGTCTGAGATCTAGCACATCACCTTCTTAGAGAATAGTAGAAATCTGACTTCCCTTTAATAGAGTAGCAGTGTCTGTGACCGTATGGGACAATATACTATGTGCTCC
This DNA window, taken from Caretta caretta isolate rCarCar2 chromosome 9, rCarCar1.hap1, whole genome shotgun sequence, encodes the following:
- the SIAH2 gene encoding E3 ubiquitin-protein ligase SIAH2, whose protein sequence is MSRPSSAGPSANKPCGKQQHAPSPAAAPTAAATISAAGPGSSALPAAAAVISGPGGGGGGGGPVSPQHHELTSLFECPVCFDYVLPPILQCQAGHLVCNQCRQKLSCCPTCRGSLTPSIRNLAMEKVASAVLFPCKYATTGCSLTLHHTEKPEHEDICEYRPYSCPCPGASCKWQGSLEAVMSHLMHAHKSITTLQGEDIVFLATDINLPGAVDWVMMQSCFGHHFMLVLEKQEKYEGHQQFFAIVLLIGTRKQAENFAYRLELNGNRRRLTWEATPRSIHDGVAAAIMNSDCLVFDTAIAHLFADNGNLGINVTISTCCP